A window of the Equus przewalskii isolate Varuska chromosome 10, EquPr2, whole genome shotgun sequence genome harbors these coding sequences:
- the QRICH2 gene encoding glutamine-rich protein 2 isoform X2: protein MPPATAATKVTLRELADLAIGTPELGAVNFTALHTLIVAMLKCLNLRETRIDFQAPSPEQGLSLELPQASLSAPQLATPKERRRSSGAGRAPPVLEGQVKELGAQVQDLSRQLKTMGSQVQGIASHVQHLSATASGLDANTRRWLEEKETAMLMPEKPRMEAMKIRKDSEAVSGPRTMELLHDVTEDMKTLKEVHQKAQELPELNPQKLVQRVDELERLIRGREEFLDQIGRKLSVMPVGEEVTMVTWEELEQAITDGWRASQQGSDSTIGLPKRKGQASLTSSDATSTGGSTKHSTADQPLESASGFGPSQPLSATSGTTYPSEEMSSRERSRRPSPAVFPGGEQHPRARDEAGLAKPYHPAVSQFRVESDRRRAREQHSLAHPRRDERDAHPAPFQQDLPPATSARDWHPQVYPDQHGGVYISQGQIYPRLDQHDLGPLETPDMNQLALLHPSTYHPHGIVPHSTGQLGVMPPMVPGRDQQRLELPRTDQPSMVPLSTYQHGMILPGTDQRGVEQPGMDENVMGPLGMDQHGLVPLGMDQHGSVIFSMDQQGLGLPSMDQHGLVPPLRDERGLVSPGLMQVAADQQAFVHPSLETSGFIQPGASQPALVQAGAGQPGVVQPGAGQPALVQPGVGQPGMVQPGAGQPGVVQPGVGQPGMVQPGAGQPGVVQPGAGQPGVVQPGAGQPGVVQPGAGRHAVVQPGIGQPGMVQPGAGQPGVVQPGARQPGVVQPGAGRHAVVQPGIGQPGMVQPGVGQPRVVQPRAGQPALVQPGARQPGVVQPGAGRPALVQPGAGQPGVVQPSARQPGVVQPGVGQHSVVQPGAGQPGVVQPAAGQPGVVQPVVDQSAYPPGWAQPGTYLPGLVQPGADQPGLAQHGTDQPGLMQPHAYLPSLAQPSTDQPGLVQPGMDQPGLVQPGVGQPGLAQPGLAQPGMDQHGLVQPGVGRPGLVQPGMDQRNLVQTGVGRPGLVQPGMDQWGLVQPGVGRPGLVQPGMDQQGLVQPGVGRPGLVQPGMDQRGLVQPGLGQPGLVQPGMDQHGPGQPGVGQPGLVQPGMDQRGLAQPGVARPGLVQPGMDQRGLVQPGVGQPGLVQPGMDQRGLVQPGVGWPGLVQPGMDQWGLVQPGVGWPGLVQPGMDQQGMVQPGVGQPGLVQPGMYQRGLVQPGMDQWGLVQPGMDQHGLVQPEKGQPDLLQPGAGQHGLVQTGMEQRGLVQPGAGQPGSVQPGTDQGGLVQPATDQPGLVQPGSGQPGLAQPGAGQAGLAQPGSGQPGLAQPGAGQPGLAQPGAGQAGLAQPGAGQPGLAQPGAGQAGLAQPGAGQPGLAQPGAGQPGLAQPGSGQPGLAQPGAGQPGLAQPGAGQAGLAQPGAGQAGLAQPGAGQPGLAQPGTGQAGLAQPGAGQPGLAQPGAGQAGLAQPGAGQPGLAQPGSGQPGLAQPGAGQPGLAQPGAGQPGLAQPGAGQPGLAQPGAGQPGLVQPSARHLGFVQPGVDQRGLVQPGTDPRGFLKPSIYTPGLVSPDIYPPGPVQPGAYLPGLVQPGAYPRGLVPSGVYPHGLVQPGAYPHSLVQAGAYPHGFVQPGLDQRGLRQPGTDQQGLIPLGTELRRFPTFRADSRNFISPRPYQHSVVPPGRTQHGQVSPLPANQDLALPGIDQEGLVPPETYQHGVMHPGTDQPSPAPLSTGVRSARLDQQHLVSPGPDQRDHAYSTPVSQGVDRYVQVDADPNQTYASNQLGVSTQTTPTQDATFFRRETSLNYLDQVSSEKIDVQSERRESLDKLAPSFPMAVETFRLMGELIGLYVELKENMKDLDEQEAGQTDLEKIQYLLALMVKKTIPPDLQEQLKTLKTLTKEIRQEKAKLDKMQKVVEGDAEQEIGKDMKTGQLTMQLGILRVTVADIEKELAELRESQEQGKVSMENSVSEASLYLQNQLDKLRTIIESMLTSSSTLLSMSMAPHKTLTTLAPGQIDPEATCPACSLDLSHQVSTLVRRYEQLQDMVNNLTTTRPSKKTKLQSQDEELLGHVQRAILQVQGDCEKLNITTSNLIEDHRQKQKDIDVLYQGLEKLEKEKANRENLEMEIGTKADKSALAAKVSRVQFDATTEQLNHMMQELVAKMSGQEQDWQKMLDKLLLEMDTKLDRLELDPVKQLLEDRWKSLRQQLKERSPLYQADEAAAMRRQLLAHFHCLSCDRPLETPVTGQIIPVTPVCPGLPGHRSIRPYTVFELEQVRQQSRNLKLGSAPFPRSDLAQMERSVGRLRTMHSKMLMDIEKVQIHFGGSVKASSQMIRELLQAQCLRSPCYKRVHDPADYTYSTVPRRCGGSHTRTYPYRRNRLQHLAQGLYPTDEIQIAMKHKEVDILGLDGHIYKGRMDTRLPSILSKDRVTKQKAKQPRPHVHRQQSLGDNGQLPSRPQSAQMLAGNNSAPSRQWKDRPVSSEGRLSQPNMAHPPSPSEMANVPAGMEIPMDVPPGEGLEEPTRGPRSTSAHRAEQ, encoded by the exons ATGCCGCCCGCGACGGCGGCCACCAAGGTCACCCTCCGGGAGCTGGCCGACCTCGCCATCGGCACCCCGGAGCTGGGCGCCGTCAACTTCACGGCCCTGCACACGCTCATCGTGGCCATGCTCAAGTGCCTCAACCTGCGGGAGACGCGGATCGACTTCCAGGCGCCGTCGCCCGAGCAGGGTCTCTCCTTGGAGCTCCCCCAGGCCTCGCTTAGCGCCCCGCAGCTGGCGACGCCCAAAGAGAGGCGGAGGAGCAGCGGCGCGGGCAGGGCGCCGCCGGTGCTGGAGGGCCAGGTGAAGGAGCTGGGCGCGCAGGTCCAGGACCTCAGCAGGCAGCTCAAGACCATGGGGAGCCAGGTTCAGGGCATCGCGTCCCACGTGCAGCATCTCAGCGCCACGGCCAGCGGGCTCGACGCGAACACTCGGAGGtggctggaggagaaggagacGGCCATGCTGATGCCCGAGAAGCCGCGAATGGAGGCAATGAAAATCAGGAAGGACAGCGAGGCGGTCAGCGGCCCCCGG ACCATGGAGCTGCTCCACGATGTCACGGAAGACATGAAAACCCTGAAAGAAGTTCACCAAAAGGCGCAAGAGCTGCCCGAGTTGAACCCCCAG AAACTCGTCCAGCGGGTTGATGAACTAGAGAGGCTAATCAGAGGCCGGGAAGAATTCCTG GATCAAATTGGCCGGAAGCTGAGTGTGATGCCTGTTGGAGAAGAAGTCACGATGGTCACCTGGGAGGAGCTGGAGCAAGCAATTACTGACGGCTGGAGAGCCTCACAACAG GGCTCAGACTCAACAATAGGACTTCCCAAGCGCAAAGGGCAGGCTTCCTTAACATCGAGCGACGCGACTTCAACCGGAGGCTCCACCAAGCATTCAACCGCTGACCAGCCTCTGGAATCTGCTAGTGGTTTTGGCCCAAGTCAGCCTTTATCGGCAACCAGTGGCACAACATACCCCTCTGAAGAGATGAGTAGCAGAGAACGAAGCAGACGTCCCTCTCCTGCTGTGTTTCCTGGTGGAGAACAGCACCCAAGGGCCCGTGATGAAGCTGGCCTGGCAAAACCCTATCACCCCGCTGTGTCTCAGTTCAGAGTAGAGTCAGATCGTCGCAGGGCTAGAGAGCAGCACAGCTTGGCACATCCAAGAAGAGATGAACGAGATGCACACCCTGCCCCATTTCAACAGGACTTACCCCCAGCTACCTCTGCCAGAGACTGGCATCCTCAGGTGTACCCAGATCAGCATGGGGGAGTGTACATTAGCCAGGGTCAAATCTATCCAAGGCTAGATCAGCATGACTTAGGACCATTAGAAACACCAGACATGAATCAGCTTGCATTGCTACATCCTAGCACTTATCATCCACATGGCATAGTACCCCACAGCACGGGTCAGCTTGGTGTGATGCCACCAATGGTACCTGGCAGAGACCAGCAAAGATTGGAACTACCCAGGACAGATCAGCCTAGTATGGTTCCACTTAGCACATATCAGCATGGTATGATACTTCCTGGCACAGACCAACGTGGTGTAGAACAGCCTGGCATGGATGAGAATGTAATGGGACCACTTGGCATGGATCAGCATGGATTGGTACCTCTTGGAATGGATCAGCATGGATCTGTAATATTTAGCATGGATCAGCAAGGATTGGGACTGCCTAGCATGGATCAACATGGATTGGTTCCACCTCTTAGAGATGAGCGTGGTTTGGTATCACCTGGTTTGATGCAAGTTGCTGCAGATCAGCAAGCTTTTGTACATCCAAGTTTGGAAACGTCTGGCTTCATACAACCTGGAGCAAGTCAGCCTGCTTTGGTCCAGGCTGGAGCAGGTCAGCCTGGTGTAGTCCAGCCTGGCGCAGGTCAGCCTGCTTTGGTCCAGCCTGGCGTAGGTCAGCCAGGTATGGTCCAGCCTGGAGCAGGTCAGCCTGGTGTGGTCCAGCCTGGTGTAGGTCAGCCAGGTATGGTCCAGCCTGGAGCAGGTCAGCCTGGTGTGGTCCAGCCTGGCGCAGGTCAGCCTGGTGTGGTCCAGCCTGGCGCAGGTCAGCCTGGTGTGGTCCAGCCTGGAGCAGGTCGGCATGCTGTGGTCCAGCCTGGCATAGGTCAGCCTGGTATGGTCCAGCCTGGAGCAGGTCAGCCTGGTGTGGTCCAGCCCGGCGCACGTCAGCCTGGTGTGGTCCAGCCTGGAGCAGGTCGGCATGCTGTGGTCCAGCCTGGCATAGGTCAGCCTGGTATGGTCCAGCCTGGCGTAGGTCAGCCTCGTGTGGTCCAACCTAGAGCAGGTCAGCCTGCTTTGGTCCAGCCTGGTGCACGTCAGCCTGGTGTAGTCCAGCCTGGAGCAGGTCGGCCTGCTTTGGTCCAGCCTGGAGCAGGTCAACCTGGTGTGGTCCAGCCTAGTGCACGTCAGCCTGGTGTGGTCCAGCCTGGCGTAGGTCAGCATAGTGTGGTCCAGCCTGGAGCAGGTCAGCCTGGTGTGGTCCAGCCTGCAGCAGGTCAGCCTGGTGTGGTCCAGCCTGTTGTAGATCAGAGTGCTTATCCACCTGGTTGGGCACAACCTGGTACATATCTACCTGGTTTGGTCCAACCTGGTGCAGATCAGCCTGGCTTGGCCCAACATGGAACAGATCAGCCTGGTTTGATGCAACCTCATGCATATCTACCTAGTTTGGCACAACCTAGCACAGATCAGCCTGGTTTGGTGCAACCTGGAATGGATCAGCCTGGTCTAGTCCAACCTGGGGTAGGTCAGCCTGGTTTGGCGCAGCCTGGTTTGGCGCAGCCTGGAATGGATCAGCATGGTCTAGTCCAACCTGGGGTAGGTCGGCCTGGTTTGGTGCAGCCTGGAATGGATCAGCGGAATTTGGTCCAAACTGGGGTAGGTCGGCCTGGTTTGGTCCAACCTGGAATGGATCAGTGGGGTTTGGTCCAACCTGGGGTAGGTCGGCCTGGTTTGGTCCAACCTGGAATGGATCAGCAGGGTTTGGTCCAACCTGGGGTAGGTCGGCCTGGTTTGGTCCAACCTGGAATGGATCAGCGTGGTCTGGTCCAACCTGGGTTAGGTCAGCCTGGTTTGGTACAGCCTGGAATGGATCAGCATGGTCCAGGCCAACCTGGGGTAGGTCAGCCTGGTTTGGTACAGCCTGGAATGGATCAGCGTGGTCTGGCCCAACCTGGGGTAGCTCGGCCTGGTTTGGTGCAGCCTGGAATGGATCAGCGTGGTCTGGTCCAACCTGGGGTAGGTCAGCCTGGTTTGGTGCAGCCTGGAATGGATCAGCGTGGTCTGGTCCAACCTGGGGTAGGTTGGCCTGGTTTGGTGCAGCCTGGAATGGATCAGTGGGGTCTTGTCCAACCTGGGGTAGGTTGGCCTGGTTTGGTGCAGCCTGGAATGGATCAGCAGGGTATGGTCCAACCTGGGGTAGGTCAGCCTGGTTTAGTGCAGCCTGGAATGTATCAGCGTGGTCTGGTCCAACCTGGAATGGATCAGTGGGGTTTGGTCCAACCTGGAATGGATCAGCATGGTTTGGTGCAGCCTGAGAAAGGTCAGCCTGATTTGCTGCAACCTGGTGCAGGTCAGCATGGTTTGGTCCAAACTGGAATGGAGCAGCGTGGCTTGGTACAACCAGGTGCAGGTCAGCCTGGTTCAGTGCAGCCTGGCACAGATCAGGGTGGTTTGGTCCAACCAGCTACAGATCAGCCTGGTTTGGTCCAACCGGGCTCAGGTCAGCCTGGTTTGGCGCAGCCTGGCGCAGGTCAGGCTGGTTTGGCGCAGCCTGGCTCAGGTCAGCCTGGTTTGGCGCAGCCTGGGGCAGGTCAGCCTGGTTTGGCGCAGCCTGGCGCAGGTCAGGCTGGTTTGGCGCAGCCTGGGGCAGGTCAGCCTGGTTTGGCGCAGCCTGGCGCAGGTCAGGCTGGTTTGGCGCAGCCTGGGGCAGGCCAGCCTGGTTTGGCGCAGCCTGGCGCAGGCCAGCCTGGTTTGGCGCAGCCTGGCTCAGGTCAGCCTGGTTTGGCGCAGCCTGGGGCAGGTCAGCCTGGTTTGGCGCAGCCTGGCGCAGGCCAGGCTGGTTTGGCGCAGCCTGGCGCAGGCCAGGCTGGTTTGGCGCAGCCTGGGGCAGGCCAGCCTGGTTTGGCGCAGCCTGGCACAGGCCAGGCTGGTTTGGCGCAGCCTGGGGCAGGTCAGCCTGGTTTGGCGCAGCCTGGCGCAGGTCAGGCTGGTTTGGCGCAGCCTGGCGCAGGTCAGCCTGGTTTGGCGCAGCCTGGCTCAGGTCAGCCTGGTTTGGCGCAGCCTGGCGCAGGTCAGCCTGGTTTGGCGCAGCCTGGCGCAGGTCAGCCTGGTTTGGCCCAGCCTGGCGCAGGTCAGCCTGGTTTGGCGCAGCCTGGCGCAGGTCAGCCTGGTTTGGTCCAACCTAGTGCACGTCACCTTGGTTTTGTGCAACCTGGAGTGGATCAGCGTGGTTTGGTACAGCCTGGCACAGATCCACGTGGCTTTTTAAAGCCTAGCATATATACGCCTGGCTTGGTTTCACCTGATATATATCCACCTGGTCCAGTACAGCCTGGTGCATATCTGCCTGGTTTGGTACAGCCTGGTGCCTATCCACGTGGTTTGGTCCCATCTGGTGTCTATCCTCATGGTTTGGTTCAGCCTGGTGCCTATCCTCATAGTTTGGTCCAGGCTGGTGCATATCCACATGGTTTTGTGCAGCCTGGATTAGATCAGCGTGGTTTGAGGCAACCTGGTACAGATCAACAAGGCTTGATACCACTAGGCACAGAGCTTCGTCGCTTTCCAACATTCCGTGCAGATTCTCGAAATTTTATATCACCACGCCCATATCAGCATAGTGTGGTACCTCCTGGCAGAACTCAACATGGCCAAGTGTCACCACTACCAGCCAATCAAGATTTGGCATTGCCAGGTATAGACCAAGAGGGTTTGGTACCACCAGAAACTTACCAGCATGGTGTAATGCATCCTGGCACAGACCAGCCTAGCCCAGCACCATTAAGCACAGGTGTGAGATCTGCACGCCTGGATCAACAGCATTTGGTATCTCCTGGCCCAGATCAACGTGACCATGCCTACTCCACCCCAGTCTCCCAGGGTGTAGATCGTTATGTCCAGGTAGATGCGGATCCAAATCAAACATATGCTTCAAACCAACTGGGAGTTTCTACCCAGACGACCCCTACCCAAGATGCCACCTTTTTCAGGAGGGAAACCTCCCTTAACTATCTCGACCAAGTCTCATCAGAAAAGATTGACGTCCAGAGTGAGAGACGTGAGTCACTGGATAAACTGGCTCCCAGCTTCCCTATGGCAGTGGAAACATTTCGTCTGATGGGGGAGCTCATCGGCCTCTATGTAGAGCTAAAGGAGAACATGAAGGATCTGGATGAGCAGGAAGCTGGCCAAACTGACTTGGAAAAGATCCAGTACCTGCTCGCCCTGATGG TCAAAAAGACCATACCCCCTGACCTGCAGGAGCAGCTGAAGACTTTGAAGACCTTGACCAAAgaaattcggcaggaaaaagcaAAG CTGGACAAGATGCAAAAGGTCGTGGAGGGCGATGCGGAGCAAGAAATAGGAAAGGACATGAAAACTGGCCAGCTGACCATGCAGCTGGGCATCCTCAG AGTCACCGTGGCTGACATCGAGAAGGAGCTGGCTGAGCTGAGGGAGAGCCAAGAGCAGGGCAAGGTCAGCATGGAAAATTCAGTCTCCGAAGCGTCCCTTTACCTGCAGAATCAG TTAGACAAGCTCAGGACAATCATCGAGAGCATGCTGACCTCGTCTTCCACGCTGCTGTCCATGAGCATGGCGCCTCACAAGACCCTGACAACCTTGGCACCGGGCCAGATTGACCCTGAGGCCACCTGCCCAGCCTGCAGCCTGGACCTGAGCCATCAGGTCAGCACGCTGGTGCGGCGCTACGAGCAGCTCCAGGACATGGTCAACAATCTGACTACCACCCGGCCGTCCAAGAAAACCAAGCTCCAGAGCCAG GATGAAGAGCTGCTGGGCCATGTCCAGCGTGCCATCCTGCAGGTGCAGGGCGACTGCGAGAAGCTCAACATCACCACCAGCAACCTCATCGAGGACCATcggcagaagcagaaggacaTCGAT GTGTTGTACCAGGGTCTAGAGAAACTCGAGAAGGAAAAGGCTAACAGGGAAAACCTGGAGATGGAGATTGGCACA AAAGCCGACAAGAGTGCCCTGGCAGCCAAAGTGAGCCGTGTCCAGTTTGACGCCACCACAGAGCAGCTGAACCACATGATGCAGGAGCTGGTGGCTAAGATGAGTGGGCAGGAGCAGGACTGGCAGAAGATGCTGGACAAGCTCCTGCTAGAGATGGACACCAAG CTGGACCGCCTGGAGCTGGATCCAGTGAAGCAGTTGCTGGAGGATCGGTGGAAATCCTTGCGACAGCAGCTCAAAGAGCGCTCCCCACTCTACCAGGCAGATGAGGCAGCCGCCATGCGGAG GCAGCTCTTGGCACATTTCCACTGCCTCTCATGTGACCGTCCCTTGGAGACACCTGTGACTGGGCA aatcaTCCCTGTGACTCCTGTGTGCCCAGGCCTGCCCGGGCACCGTTCCATCCGCCCCTACACTGTCTTTGAACTGGAGCAGGTCCGGCAGCAGAGCCGCAA CCTGAAGCTGGGCAGCGCTCCCTTCCCTCGGAGCGACCTGGCGCAGATGGAGCGGAGTGTGGGGCGCCTGCGCACCATGCACTCCAAGATGCTGATGGACATCGAGAAGGTGCAGATCCACTTTGGAGGCTCGGTCAAGGCCAGCAGCCAGATGATCCGCGAGCTGCTGCAGGCCCAGTGCCTCAGGTCCCCCTGCTACAAACG GGTACACGATCCGGCCGATTACACCTACTCAACGGTGCCTCGGCGCTGCGGGGGCAGCCACACCCGCACCTACCCCTACCGCCGAAACCGCCTGCagcacctggcccagggcctgtACCCCACCGACGAGATCCAGATTGCCATGAAG CATAAAGAGGTGGATATCTTGGGCCTGGATGGACATATTTACAAGGGACGGATGGATACCAGGCTACCGAGCATCCTGAGCAAAGACA GGGTCACAAAGCAGAAGGCCAAGCAGCCCCGGCCCCACGTGCACCGGCAGCAGTCCCTTGGTGACAATGGCCAGCTGCCCTCGCGGCCTCAGAGCGCTCAGATGCTGGCGGGCAACAACTCAG CTCCTTCTCGTCAATGGAAAGACAGACCCGTCTCCTCCGAGGGACGCCTCTCCCAGCCGAATATGgcccacccacccagccccagcGAGATGGCAAACGTACCGGCAGGGATGGAGATACCCATGGATGTGCCTCCTGGGGAGGGGCTCGAGGAGCCCACCCGGGGGCCACGGTCCACCTCTGCTCACAGAGCagagcaataa